The sequence AGAGAAATGGGTCTCACATTGTGAGTTAAAAATGACCAAAATATCACTCGGTCATCGTGTAGCGTTTAAAAAATAACGATGTAATATTTTGCCTCTTATTTTTTTTATTGGAGCAACGTGACTTCAAGTTACGTTTTGTGTTtctgttttgttttgttttgttttgttttcttctTTTAAGCTTATTTTGGTGTATTATTTAGGGGTCCGGAAATTCATTTAATGTTACAgttttcaataatttttttatttaatatttttaaaatttataaatgatatcataatttaacaatttttaatatttatggTTCACCCTAGATATagtatattttataaatataattataaatttaaatagaatatttttaataaatacaTCTACCGTATATTGATACGATTTGAACATTAATTTTGCTCATTTGTCGCGCGAAGACAAGTTATTTTCATTTAAAACGAGTTGAGTCCGGATTCGAGCCCGATTATTCGAACTTGCTGAAGATCACGATCAAATCGAACCGATCAATTGACATGATTCGAATATCAACTTTGCTCATTTATCACGCAAATACAAATTATATTCATTTAAAATGAGTCAAGTCCGGATTCGAACCCACATTCGAGCTCGATTACTTGAACTCGCTGAAGATCATGATCAAATCAAATCGATCAATTGACACGAGTCAACTTCGCTCATGTCACGTGAATACAAATTATATTCATTTAAAACGAGTTGAGTCCGGATTCGAACCCACATTCGGCCTGATTACTCAGCCCCATTACTCGAACTTGCTGAAGATCAAATCGATCGTTGAAGATACGAGAACTTAGGAGTGTTTGTTTTTGAGTTTGAGTAACGAAATTGAAGCCCAAATCATCTATACCTGTTCGTTTCATCAATTTCATAAAAAATGAATTGAAATTTCGATTTATGATAGGTTGAAGAAAAGggtttctgtaaaaattttatttgattttccaGATTATATGCTAATTGTTTGATGATTATGATGGTATGAATAGATTCGTAGGACTTTAAGCTTCAATTTGACATAAACGGTGTTGTTAGTCGAATGTTCGGTTTTTTGCCGGAGTAACCGCCGGTTTCGATTTATTATCGCCGGTTTTAAGTTTTGTTTGGCCGGTTGTTTTGAAATCGATAAGTACTGCCGGCGTTTTACCGGAATCTAGAGCTTTTCCAGATTCCGGCAGAAATTTCGGTAGGGTTCCGGCCATGTTCTTGACCAAAAGGGGCTTTGATCCTGTGAACCCCTCACCCAATTGTAAAAACCTGTTTCTGATTTAGTATTAAATAAAACAAATTAACTTGAAACTAAACAGAAAACAAAGCAACCTGGCTACAAATATCACTGATGCATTGCCACTAAAGATGAAGCAAGTAAAGAATGCAATAAACATTACACACTAACTTGCAGCAAAGAAGAAATATCACTACTGCTGCTGTTTTTCAATCACTAATTATCTTGCAGTATGTAAAATATGTTTAAGCAAGCAAAGCATTAAAGTATATCTATCTCATTGACACGATCATCGTCATCTTCATCACTGTCAGAAGCATCATCTATCCTCGAGTAAAACGTATCCTCCTgcaaattttaaaacaaaagtcTGAAAACATACCAGCTCAAGCTTCAGCTTCTTAATCTTTCCTTGTAACTCAGTAATATGATGCTTTAGTGCCTGGAAATGTTTGAATATAGATGAGAAATAGACTAACAGTCTAGAACATAATCAATTGAGAAGATGCCATGCAGAATACTAATACTCCACCACTTTCTGCCTCGAGAGCAATAGCAGTATGCTTGACTTGAGCAAATCTTTTCCCGTCAACTATTATCTTTACCAGCTCACAATACTTCCAATGGTTCCGTCAAAAATTCCTCAGTCCTTAAACAACCATATTATACTAATCTCAGCTCTCGTTATAAAATCAGAAGGATACTAAATTACTACTAGAGTGGGAGCGATTACCTAGAAGCAAAAAAAGCTTCATACTCAGGCCAATCTTACGAAATAGACTTAAGGTTTCCAGATCATTAGGGAGTGAAGATGGTTCCAGATAATCCTGCACCTTTTGTAAAGCCTTCTCGGCCTTCTTTACTTGCCTGTTTGCCTGAAGTTTTGAGCAAGTAAACAAAATGTCAGATATGGTATGATGTTTCAAAGTGATTTGCAGGTCATGAAAGGAACACTTGTACTAGTGTATCTAATACTTACCAGAGAAAGCTTCTTCTCAAGATACCTGACCAGAGAAGCATGTCTGGCCAAAGCTGAGTCTTTCATCATCTTCTCTCTTTCTTAATCGGTTGGCTGGTTCCCCCAGCGTGAGGTTGCTGCCATGGTCTCAGCAAGGGTTCCTGCAACCAGCATATGGTCCTTGGAAGCTTTGGTGTTCAATTCTATTAGATCAAACGCTTTCTGACGGGCCCAATCTTCCTCATCCTGATGGATAGCTGCTAGGTTTTGCACTTTTACCAGCGTCTCTGTTACATCAGGCGGCAAAAAGTCATTACCCCTGTAAAAGAcaatatagattttacaaatgTACAGTGCATAACATGCAAGTAAGCAACAAATTTGTATACCTGACAGAATGAGCAAGATAAACAACTTCACCTTCAGTTCTTCGGCCATTCTTTCTTTAAGAGTATTATAAATGTCCCGCTTTATAGCTATCTTAGCGATGGCACTTTTATCCCACAACTTTACCACAGCCTTAGCCAGACCTTGCAGCTCTCTATTTCTTCCTGTGGAAAGTAAGTTATGACAATTACAGGTGACAATTTTGTTCAAAGTG is a genomic window of Apium graveolens cultivar Ventura unplaced genomic scaffold, ASM990537v1 ctg4473, whole genome shotgun sequence containing:
- the LOC141701952 gene encoding CRM-domain containing factor CFM3A, chloroplastic/mitochondrial-like, with product MTFIRRVARTMPPHFALRRNRELQGLAKAVVKLWDKSAIAKIAIKRDIYNTLKERMAEELKVKLFILLILSETLVKVQNLAAIHQDEEDWARQKAFDLIELNTKASKDHMLVAGTLAETMAATSRWGNQPTD